From the genome of Populus alba chromosome 10, ASM523922v2, whole genome shotgun sequence, one region includes:
- the LOC140956023 gene encoding uncharacterized protein gives MIPKPRSEHTNNGRKRASPGCIIKIDFRKAFDSVQWSFLRHVLLSLGFPPRFVRLLMQCVETASFSVSVNGNLYGFFKGQMIKQSTQHIDFNFHPKCCALGVTHLAFADDVLLLCRCDTQSVSILNQQLFAFGRISGLDINAAKSSIYFGGVGESVKLAILHLTGFMEGSFPFCYLGVPLSPHKLLASQFSPLLQKLESSIQSWMRKHLSYAGHLELIRPVLHGMVQFWLSIFPMPGIVITKINSICRSFLWSGNSCSPHFALVSWEKAVGVRSVSSPLWKSICTLKNQLVEQCGGIPAAITTLENWHSGSGRFLVQAHDFFRIKGESVQWARVVWEEWSLPRTRFILWLATLDRLRTRDRLSYLPIETVCSLCSSEDESHAHLFFNYSWTSLLWNRAKSWLRIYQPMSTLSSAIRGLNRRSKELKLRMRCVSLALLVYLIWDERNSCIFAQKSSSVDATLRRFQILFYTALLFHEKDHSIYHHVDPVVSPCRLAVPPLVLFLFGWLVVALPLVPLDESLSAVVVSLRGCCYSSFISMSACGVLVVCFCWHRGVQFDDARIAGREFSLGVIKLVICMALIG, from the exons atgaTTCCAAAACCTAGAAGTGAGCATACCAATAATGGGAGGAAGAGGGCATCCCCTGGatgtattattaaaattgaCTTCAGGAAAGCTTTTGACTCTGTTCAGTGGTCTTTTCTACGTCATGTATTGCTGTCTTTGGGCTTCCCTCCTCGGTTTGTCCGGCTCCTTATGCAATGTGTTGAGACTGCATCTTTCTCTGTTTCTGTTAATGGGAATCTATATGGTTTCTTCAAGGGGCA GATGATTAAGCAGAGTACGCAGCACATTGATTTCAATTTTCACCCCAAGTGTTGTGCTCTAGGGGTTACCCACTTAGCTTTTGCTGATGATGTCCTATTACTCTGTCGGTGCGATACGCAGTCAGTTAGCATATTAAACCAGcagctttttgcttttggtcGAATATCAGGCCTTGATATTAATGCTGCGAAGTCTTCTATATATTTTGGTGGTGTGGGGGAAAGTGTTAAGCTTGCCATCTTGCACCTTACTGGCTTTATGGAAGGGAGTTTTCCTTTCTGTTATCTAGGGGTCCCTCTAAGCCCTCACAAATTATTGGCTAGTCAATTCTCCCCTCTCCTGCAGAAATTGGAATCTTCTATTCAGAGTTGGATGCGGAAACACCTCTCCTACGCGGGTCACCTTGAGCTCATCAGACCAGTTCTGCATGGCATGGTCCAATTTTGGCTCAGTATCTTCCCGATGCCAGGTATAGTTATTACCAAGATCAATAGCATTTGTCGAAGTTTCCTCTGGTCGGGTAACTCTTGTTCACCTCACTTTGCTCTTGTCTCCTGGGAAAAG GCTGTGGGTGTGAGGAGTGTTTCATCGCCTCTATGGAAGTCCATTTGCACTCTCAAAAACCAGCTGGTGGAACAATGTGGAGGCATACCTGCTGCTATCACTACTCTTGAAAATTGGCATAGTGGTTCGGGGAGATTTCTGGTTCAAGCTCATGATTTCTTTAGGATTAAAGGTGAGAGTGTCCAGTGGGCTAGGGTGGTTTGGGAGGAATGGTCCCTGCCTCGAACCAGATTTATTCTATGGCTCGCTACCCTAGATAGACTCCGCACAAGGGACCGGCTCAGCTACCTTCCAATTGAAACTGTTTGTTCCCTATGCAGCAGTGAAGACGAGTCACACGCCCACCTATTTTTCAATTACAGCTGGACTTCTTTACTCTGGAATCGAGCTAAGAGCTGGCTTAGAATCTATCAGCCTATGTCTACACTTTCCAGTGCCATCAGAGGTTTGAATAGGAGGAGTAAAGAGCTGAAACTAAGAATGAGATGTGTATCCCTTGCCCTACTTGTGTATTTGATTTGGGATGAAAGAAACAGCTGCATCTTTGCACAGAAGTCATCCTCTGTAGATGCCACACTACGAAGATTCCAAATTCTGTTTTACACAGCTTTGCTTTTCCATGAAAAAGACCACTCTATTTACCAT CATGTTGATCCTGTTGTTTCTCCTTGTCGGCTTGCGGTTCCtcctcttgttttgtttctgtttggaTGGCTGGTAGTTGCTCTTCCCCTGGTTCCCTTGGATGAGTCACTGTCAGCTGTTGTTGTTAGCTTGCGTGGTTGTTGCTATTCCAGCTTCATCTCCATGTCGGCTTGCGGTGTGCTGGTTGTTTGCTTTTGCTGGCATCGAGGTGTCCAATTTGATGATGCTAGGATAGCTGGCCGAGAGTTCTCTCTTGGCGTGATTAAGCTAGTCATCTGCATGGCTTTGATTGGCTAG